ACCATAGGTTTGTCCTCCTTTTGCTTTTGGGAATTCGTTTTGTCTGGTAACTTAACGATCTCCCATAAGGAGGACTTTTTCAATATCAAAATTCATTAACTAAAAACCGTTTTTGGACAAGAGTGATAATGGATAATAATATTAAAGAACAAAACCAATACAGGTCTGCCATCATGGGCACAGACCCTATATGGCCCCTCTTATTCAAATTCTCAGGCCCTGCCATTATATCCATGACAGTTGCCTCAACATACAATATAGTTGATGCTGTATTTGTGGGAAGACTAGGTACAGAGGCACTAGCGGCATTGAGTGTAACCTATCCTCTAAGCCTTTCCTTTTTAGCGATTGCAGCAGGTACAGGTGTAGGGGCTACATCACTTATTTCAAGATACCTGGGTAAAAGTGAAAGGGTAGAATCATATAAAGCCGCCTCTGTTGCGATTACACTATGCCTCATTTTAAGCCTTTGTGTTATACTCTCATGTCTGCCAAACATGAAACCATTACTCACAGCGCTGGGGGCACAAAACAGTGTCCTTTTACTCGCTGAGGAGTATATCTCTGTCCAGATAAAGCTGATTGTCTTCTATTACATCACCATGGTGCTTGGTCATGTCATACGGGCATTTGGAAACCCCATGTTTTCAAGCACAGTGATGATAATGTCTTCTCTATCCAATATTATCCTTGATCCTCTTTTTATATTCGGTCTTGGTCCCATACCTGCCATGGGCGTAAAGGGCGCTGCTGTTGCTACGGTGATTGCCCAGGCAATGAGTTCAATCATTTATCTGTGTTATCTATTTTCAAAAAGCTCAGGGTATAAATTCAGCGCGAGGTATTTTATCCCATATCCGAAGGTCGTATATGAGATATATAGAATTGGGTTTGCATCTATTGTGAGGTCAGGGGTCCAGTTTCTGGTTATGGGTGTTATTAACCGGGAAGCAGCCTCTCATGGCGTTGTTACGCTTGCATTAATTGGGGTTTTGATCCGGCTGGGCAGGTTTGTTCAGATGCCGGCCATTGGCATAGGGCAGGGGCTTCTTCCGCTTATCGGTTTTAATTTCGGCGCCCAGAAAATGAAAAGGGTAAAGGAACTTGTGTATAAGGCATCTTTTTCAGGAAGTATATGGTCATGGCTCTGCTGGGCATTGATCATGATTTTTCCCGGGTATGTGCTGGCTGCATTCGGCCTTGATTCAACAATCCTGAAAGATGGCGTTTATGCTGTGAGGCTGTATTTCTGCTGTATCTTTATCATCGGTGTTCAGATGGTGCCGGGCTTCTTTTTCCAGGGTATAGGCCAGGGTTTTCCAGCCTCAATGCTTTCTGCTGCAAAATTTCTTATCTTTCTATTGCCCCTGATTCTTTTTCTTACGCCTGCATATGGCGTAACAGGCTTATGGGTATCCTTCCCCATTGCAGATATGTTGACATTCTTTGCAGGGCTTATCTGGATGTTACTAGAGTTCAGAAAGCAGGGGATAATATGTATTGATAAGCAGAAACTGCATGAGCTAATCGGTACAAATTGATTGCTCATTCCTGAATAGTGTTTATTCGAATAATAGTTTATCGTTTTCAGAAAAAGCCCGTCATAGTTAATCTTATGTCCATAAGAGATTAGATATTCCGGGCTTTAATGAGAAATAGTTTTTATCGGTTGTTAACGCGGCATCCCGCTTGACATTCCACCCATTCCATCTCCGCCGGTACCGGTATTTATGCCGGAACGTCCACTGACATCGCGGCCGAATTGATCTGTTGATTCTTTGTTTTTGCCATCTTTTATTGCCCACTCTGCCTTTGTAGCGCATACCCTGTTTTTAAAACGTGAACCTGTGATATGCAGATTACGGCATTCTATTTTCTGGTCATCCTCAGTTGTGCCTTGTTCAGGAGCATCATTTTTAGCTACCTGATTTGTAACACTATTTATAGTTGTTGTCTTATTTTTGCCTGTGCTTACGCAGGAGCAGAGAAGCAGGCCTATTAGACAGATGAGCACCGGAATTGCCGAATAGATTGTGATTGTTTTGTTATACTTAATTTTCCCCTTCATTTTATTCTCCTTTTTTGATTTTGAATTACTAATTTTTCTAATCAAATATTCGCACTACCAGACAGGCTGGTTTTGATACAGGTTTTAAACCCCATTGACTCATATCTTTTAATACATTGATTTGCTTCTTCTTCATTTTCAAAAGTTCCAACCAATAACAGGCATCTATCATCTTCATCCCACACCCATGTATATTCCTGGAAACGTATGCCATGTGACTCAAGTTTCTCCCTTATGGCTGTCCGTATCTCCTCACGGTCAACAAAATCAAGTGAACCATAGGAAGGTCCTCGGATCAATGCATAATAATTGGTTCTTTTTTGAAGTATGTTATTAAGGTTCTTATCATGATTACACGGGATTTTCAATCTATATGCCTTTTACAATTACAGAATAATTAATTTTTTATACGAATTGACCTGAATAAATATCTTTATTATACTCCAGCAAAATTCAAAAGTTACATTAAAAAAATAGACTTTATGATAAAAGACAGGGGGTTAAGGTTTAAATTTATCCATGAAACTATAAGGAGATAAATACCATGATAATCAGGAGGATTCTGCTTGTTATTGTATCTACATTAGTATTAATTTCAGGTTGCGCATCAATAGAAAAATAAAAGGACCCCTCAAAAGAAAAGAGTTAATCGGCTTTATGGAGGTTTTAAATGCCGTTGATATTTGCAAGAGTGCCGATCAAAATTATATTGTTGCTGACAGTAATATCCTGTTTAACTATCCCTGCTTTTGCCGGTGATAAACCATGGCTGATGCTGAAGACTTCAAGATTTGGCGTTGTTTCTCAACTTAATGAAAAGGAAACACGGTTATGGGCAGAGGAGTTTGATAAATATATCACTGCCTTACATATATTATATAATACAGATGATAATAATTTGTTACCCTTAACCATCTTGCTTTTTAAAGATAAAAAACAGTTTTCACCATATAATATTTCTACTGAGTCAGGTCAGGCAAAAAAGGTGGTTGGGGTGTTTACAAATTTTGATGACTGGAGTGTGATTGGCCTGCCAGGGTTAAAAGATTATCATATGACTCGAACTACTATTTTTCATGAAGCAGTGCACTGGTATCTGAATTCACAGAATCTTGATGCCCCGCTCTGGGTGGAAGAAGGTATTGCTGAAGTCTTTTCAACCTTTGAAATCAGGAATGGTAAAGGCCGCTGGGGACTACCCAAACAGGACCATGTAGATTATCTCAATTATAAAGGTTTACAGCCGACAAAAGATTTTCTATTTGCCACTCAGGACGAGGCATTGCATAAACTGGATACCTTTTATCCCCAGGCATGGGCCATGGTTCATTACTTTATGTTCGGTAATGGCGGGAAAAACAGAGAAAAGTTTAATTTGTTTTTATCTGAACTGGGCAAAAAAAGCACCAAGGATGCCTTTGAATCAGCCTTTGGAATGACATATGAGAAATTTGACAGGGAGCTGCAACGCTATATAGAATCTGGAAAATACAATATCGGTGAGATAGACCTTACAAATACCAATACTGAAATTAAAATAGCCCCTGCTTCAAATGCTGTTGTCCAGTTTGCACTCGGACGTCTGGCAGTCGCAGGAGGAAAGTCTGACCTGGGTATACAGCATGCCGAGGCAGTTATCTCAAATGCTCCTTCCCGTCCTGAAGGCTATGATTTGTTAGTTATGGCATTAAGAAATACTGAAAACAAAACCAGGCTTGCTGAGGCGCTGGAAAAAGCCATAAATCTTGATTCAAATGATTCTCAGATTTATTGCCTGAAAGCCTCCATGCTGATGGAAGAAAAATGGAGAACAGGCTTTGTAATGGGTGGCCCATTAGATAGAGATGTAGCAAAACAGATTGCTGATATGTTTAAAAAGTCCATATTGATTCGCCCAAATAAAAAATACGCTTTTGAAGGCTTTACCTTTGCTCTTATGAATATGGATAAATATGAAGAAGATGATAAAAAAATATTGGAACTTGGAAGAGGATTGTATCCTCTGGAAGGATCTATCCTGGCAGGTTTTGCTGCACTGGACAGGATAGATGGCGATATTAACTTATTTAATCAAAAGTTAAACGTATCCTGTAGTGATTCTATGAACATGTCTCAGAGTACAAAAACTATCCTGCGCGGTATGCAGCAATATATCTATCAGGAGTGGCTTTTTGAGAAGGTTAATCCATTGATGAAGGAAGGA
Above is a genomic segment from Desulfatiglans sp. containing:
- a CDS encoding MATE family efflux transporter, coding for MDNNIKEQNQYRSAIMGTDPIWPLLFKFSGPAIISMTVASTYNIVDAVFVGRLGTEALAALSVTYPLSLSFLAIAAGTGVGATSLISRYLGKSERVESYKAASVAITLCLILSLCVILSCLPNMKPLLTALGAQNSVLLLAEEYISVQIKLIVFYYITMVLGHVIRAFGNPMFSSTVMIMSSLSNIILDPLFIFGLGPIPAMGVKGAAVATVIAQAMSSIIYLCYLFSKSSGYKFSARYFIPYPKVVYEIYRIGFASIVRSGVQFLVMGVINREAASHGVVTLALIGVLIRLGRFVQMPAIGIGQGLLPLIGFNFGAQKMKRVKELVYKASFSGSIWSWLCWALIMIFPGYVLAAFGLDSTILKDGVYAVRLYFCCIFIIGVQMVPGFFFQGIGQGFPASMLSAAKFLIFLLPLILFLTPAYGVTGLWVSFPIADMLTFFAGLIWMLLEFRKQGIICIDKQKLHELIGTN
- a CDS encoding DUF1570 domain-containing protein — translated: MPLIFARVPIKIILLLTVISCLTIPAFAGDKPWLMLKTSRFGVVSQLNEKETRLWAEEFDKYITALHILYNTDDNNLLPLTILLFKDKKQFSPYNISTESGQAKKVVGVFTNFDDWSVIGLPGLKDYHMTRTTIFHEAVHWYLNSQNLDAPLWVEEGIAEVFSTFEIRNGKGRWGLPKQDHVDYLNYKGLQPTKDFLFATQDEALHKLDTFYPQAWAMVHYFMFGNGGKNREKFNLFLSELGKKSTKDAFESAFGMTYEKFDRELQRYIESGKYNIGEIDLTNTNTEIKIAPASNAVVQFALGRLAVAGGKSDLGIQHAEAVISNAPSRPEGYDLLVMALRNTENKTRLAEALEKAINLDSNDSQIYCLKASMLMEEKWRTGFVMGGPLDRDVAKQIADMFKKSILIRPNKKYAFEGFTFALMNMDKYEEDDKKILELGRGLYPLEGSILAGFAALDRIDGDINLFNQKLNVSCSDSMNMSQSTKTILRGMQQYIYQEWLFEKVNPLMKEGKFGEAETLLAQHNSLPFISTEMQKALKEMDAILYSSKKLYSAELEMRAGRIDEAASILNNIEKDEKVSRQGKAAARRMLSKIKDRQKYLDEKKGMR